TGCTGAAACCGCGATCGCGCATTTAAACCAAACTGAAGATTTAAGTCTGCGCTATTATGCGGCTTGGTGGTTGGGAAAATTTCGGATTACCGATTCCGCCGCCATGACTGCCTTATTAAATGCCCTCGAAGACGAAGCAGATCGCTCTCCTGATGGGGGCTACCCCCTACGCCGTAATGCAGCTAGAGCGTTAGGAAAATTGGGCAATCCGCAAGCTGTTCCGTCACTGATTGAGAATTTAAACTGTAGCGATTATTATGTGCGAGAAGCCAGCGCTCAAGCCTTAGAAGAAATTGGGGATTCTCGTGCCATTTCTCCCTTATTAGCGTTATTGGAAGGGGGAGTGGAAGCCGCGAAACCGATGCCAGGAAAACCCCATTTAGTGCAACCCTACGAAGCAGTGATTGAGGCGTTAGGATCATTAGGGGCAACTATTGCCATCGCGCAGATTCAACCCTTTCTAGACCATCCTGTGGAAAAAGTGCAATTTGCCGCCGCCCGTGCCTTATATCAGTTGACAAAAGAAGAAAAATATGGTATGCGCTTAGTAGAAGGCTTAAAAGCGGAAAAACTGCCCCTGCGACGCTCAGCACTGATGGATTTAGGGGCAACAGATTATTTAGACGCTGGAAGCGCGATCGCGCAAACTCCTGCTGAAAATAGCTTAAAATTAATTGCCCTGAAAGGATTGCTAGAAAATCATCTCCAACACCAAGATCAGCCCTTATCCCCAGAAGCCGTGCAACTGTTAACTTTAATGGATTCTTTGCTCTAAACAATATGCAATTTGCCCAGCGTCTAGATCGCATTCCCCCCTATCTCTTTGCCGAAATTAATCGTAAAGCCCAAAAACTCCGCGCTCAAGGAGTCGATCTCATTAACTTAGGAGTTGGCGATCCCGATTTAGCAACGCCTCAACCGATCCTAGAAACCATGCACGAAGCGATTGAAGATCCCCACACTCATAATTATCCCCCTTATCAGGGAACGATCGCGTTTCGCAAAGCAGTGACTGAGTTTATGGCGCGTCGGTATGGGATAACCGATCTTAACCCCGAAACAGACGTTATTTCCTCCATTGGTTCCAAAGAAGCCATCCACAATACTTTTTTAGCCTTTGTTAACCCCGGAGACTATACCCTAATTCCTGATCCCGGTTATCCCGTTTATAAAACCGCTACCCTATTTGCGGAGGGCACTTCTTACCCCATGCCCTTAAAACCAGAAAATGATTTTTTACCGCAGTTGAGCCAAATTCCTGTCGAAATTGCCCAGAAAGCAAAACTGCTGTGGCTGAATTATCCAAATAACCCCACAGGCGCGTTAGCCAGTTTAGACTTTTTTCGAGAAGCTGTTGCCTTTTGCCAAGAACATGATATTTTACTCTGCCATGATAATGCTTATGCCGAAATTGCTTATGATGGCTATCAGCCTCCTAGTGTACTGCAAGTGCCAGGGGCAAAAGACTGCGCGATCGAGTTTCACAGTGCCTCGAAATCTTATAATATGACTGGTTGGCGTGTGGGATTTGTTGTGGGTAACGCCTTTGGGATTCAAGGATTAGCTAGAGTGAAAAGTAATGTTGATTCTGGGGTTTTTCAAGCCATCCAACGGGCTGTGATGACTGCTTTAGACACCCCTCGCGAAAACATTGAAGCAGCAACTGCCGTTTATAAACAGCGACGAGATATCTTAGTAGAGGGGTTAAAATCCCTCGGCTGGGAAATTACCCCTCCAAAAGCTACCCTTTATATGTGGGTTCCGGTTCCCCCTCGCTATACCTCTCAAGAATTTGCCAATTTACTTTTAGACAAGTGTGGGATTATTGTTCCCCCTGGAAATGGTTATGGCGCTTCAGGAGAAGGATTTTTCCGTCTTGCCCTAACCATCTCTGCTGATCGCATTCAAGAAGCTATCTCTCGGATGAAGGCTTCAGGGATTCATTACCCCTAAATTAAGAAGTGGGATTTTGATGAGGTTTGCCCTAAGAAAGCCAATTTAATCCAATTCCTCGTGCCATCATTGAAGCTAACAAGGGAATTGCGCTAAATCCTACCAGTTCAATATTGATAATCCAATTAATGAGATTGGTGCGAAAAGGAGTTAACTTTGGCGCAATATTTTGTCGTAACTTCCCAATCCACATCAAGTATGAAATTGTGGGATACAAGGAAATACCAGCGATCGTAAAAAAGAGGATAACTTTTGCCCAAAATACTGGGTTTTCGGTATAAAACTCGGTTCCTTTGCCAAAGTATAATAAGCGTAAAACTCCAGTCGCTAGAAGGGCAGTCGCCGCTGTGCCATAAATCCCATCAGCGATCAAAATTACCCACCCTTGGCGGATGGTTAGTTCGGATTTCATGGTTTGGCGTTCGACGATTAGCGAAGCCAGAACCAGCCCAAAACTTAAATAATGGATATAGGCAACGATCGCGCTATCCCACATAATCTCATCAACTCCCGCTTTTACTTAAAATAACTATATAATAAACTAACAATATTCTAGGGTGATGAGTCGAAACTTTGCAAATCAGGTAGTTCTGTTCAACCCCGCGTTTCAATCCCTCATAGGGATTATTGGTTATTGAAACGTTGGCTGATCAAGAAAAATTCCGTCACATTACCAGTTTCAATAGGCTGGAGGGCTGAACCAGAATCTATCTCCTCCTGTATTCTCCGATTCACCGGGAGAGCGTCAAAGCTACGGGTTTAAGATAATAGTCAAATCTAGAATAAAACCAGGTAGAACCTCTTCACCGAAGAGTTGAGGAGGGGAATCGACAGAAAAATTCAACACTTCTACATCTTGCTGGGGTCGATAAATTTCTACCAAAGGGGTTTGCGGATCGATTAACCACCCTAAACGCGCCCCATTATCTCGATATTCTTGCATTTTAAGGCGTAATTTTTCCAAAACATCACTCTCGGAACGCGAGGGGCTGTCTGCCGAGGTGTCCTCGGCAGCTTGTACGCCCCGCAATTCAATGACAAAATCGGGACAAATGGGCGGAAAGCGTTTTTGTTCTTCTTTAGTTAAAGCTTGCCAACGCTCTAATTTAACCCAAGAAACATCAGGACAACGATAAGCACCACTAGGTAATTTAAATTCTGTAGAAGAGTCAAAGACCTTTCCTAACTTGGCTTGACGGTTCCATAAGTTTAAATCTGTAGTTAAATTAGAATTTCTGATTCCGCTTTCTCCGCCTGTAGGAGACATAATAACTAATTCTCCAGCTTGCGTAAGTTCTAATTGCCAGGGTTCATTAGCAATGCAGAGTTGATAAAATTGCTCATCGGTTAAACCAACTGCTGGAGGTACATTTAAAGTGAGGGATTCCATGATGATCTGTTAGTGCGTTCCGTCACAATACTACTACCAATAGCTTATTTAGCTATGTTCGTTCGACAAAAGCGATCGCCTTTAACTATCTTAACCGCCCTAACTGTTCTCACTGTTTTCTCAGCGACCCAAGCCATCGTATCCGTTTTGTGTATCTTCCTAAATATACTTCTTGGATAATTTTTGATTATCTCTCTCACACCTTGTTAAAAGAACGACGTTAACTCGTTTCTGCTTATTTGAGCTCAATTCTCAATAAGTATAGAGAGCAGAGGGGCGCGATCGCGCTCGTTTCAATCCCTCATAGGGATTATTGGTTATTGAAACGAAGCTGGAATTGAGTGCGTTTTCCAGTTTAGCTCTGTTTCAATCCCTCATAGGGATTATTGGTTATTGAAACAAACTGAAAAAAGCTATCTCAAATTGTGGAGTATGTTTCAATCCCTCATAGGGATTATTGGTTATTGAAACCTTGTCTTGGCTGTGCCTTGGGCGCATTCTTATTGTTTCAATCCCTCATAGGGATTATTGGTTATTGAAACCGCAGGCACTTAGAACCCTTACTATATTTGATTTTCAAGGTGCGTTTGCGCGAATGCCCTTTCATACTAACAAAACTGATCATAAAAAGCAACCCAAAATCGCCAAAATCCTTGCTGTGACTGGTGCGCGAATGGTTATTTGAAGTTAAGGACTCAAACCAAGATTAAATAAGGGTTTCAGCTAATGCGGAATGACTTCACATTACACAGCTACCCATTCGCGCAATCCTCTAGGCAAAGAAAAATGTCCGATAAACGGAAACTTCCTCTATGCGTCAAACGTGAGGTTAGTGGGAGAAGTTTACTTTGCCTAATCTGTACTTATTCGTTATATTTTAACTTTTCAGGCATCTTTGATACATGATCATAATTGTCCCGGGGTTTCATCCCCCAGACTTAACCGCCGACTTTCTGCAAGGGATGGGATGGCAAAATCTCAGCCCTGAAGAATTATTACTCCTTCCTGAGAAGATTCTCCCCTATGACAGCATCCAAATATTCCAATATATTTCCCAACAGGTGAGTTTAGAAACCCCAGTCTATTTAATTGCCTTTAGTGCTGGCGTAGCAGGAGCAATGGGCGCAGCAGTCATCTGGGAACAACAAGGAGGGAAAATTGAGCATTTTTTTGCCCTTGATGGCTGGGGCGTTCCCATATTACCCTCATTTCCCACTACTCGTATCAGTCATGATGAATTTACCCATTACACCTCACAATTATTAGGAAGGGGAAAACAGCCCTTTTATTGTTCTCCTCCCGTTGAGCATTTAGCCCTTTGGCAAACCCCACACCTAGCTTACGGTTGGTGGGAAATTAAGTACGGTTGCAAAGTCTATTCTTCTGTTGCCAAAACAATTAACGAGATGATCTGAAAGAAAAGTTTAGACTGAATGATAAACATTAGAAAAAGTTATTGGCAATTCATAACTTTACAATCTTAAAATTTAAACAAATTTCCTTGAAAAAGTTGTAGCATAAGTAACAACACTAGAAGATTATAGTAGTTAAATAGTGAATTAAAAGGTGAAGCCGTGGGTTATCCAGATCAGTCACAAAAAATCGCATCCCCTCCCGAAACTGCCCAAACTGTCCAAAGAGCTACAGGCGCATTTGCGTTAATGGACAGTTTAAGACGACATGGCGTTACGCATATTTTTGGCTATCCCGGAGGCGCAATCCTCCCCATTTATGATGAATTACACCGTGCTGAGGCGCGAGGAGATTTAACCCATATTCTTGTCCGTCACGAACAAGCGGCGGCTCATGCTGCTGATGGTTATGCCCGCGCAACAGGAAAAGTGGGAGTATGCTTTGCGACTTCTGGCCCCGGGGCAACTAACTTAGTAACTGGGTTAGCAACTGCTCACATGGATTCTATTCCTATGGTAGCCATTACAGGGCAAGTGGCTCGACCTGCCATTGGTACAGATGCTTTCCAAGAAACGGATATTTTTGGCATTACCCTACCCGTCGTCAAGCATTCTTATGTGGTGCGCCATGCTAGTGATATGGCAAGAATTATCGCTGAGGCATTTCATGTTGCTAGTAGTGGACGACCGGGCCCAGTTTTAATTGATATTCCTAAAGATGTGGGCTTTGAAGAATGTGATTATGTGCCGGTACTACCAGGACAGGTAAATTTAAGAGGTTTTCGTCCCACTCAGAAAGGAAATGCCCGCGCTTTAACCCAAGCGATTAAGCTCATTGAAGCCTCAGAACGTCCCTTACTCTATGTGGGTGGTGGGGCAATTACGTCTGGTGCTCATCAGGAATTACAAAAACTGGCAGAACATTTCCAAATTCCTGTGACTACTACTCTCATGGGATTGGGGTCTTTTGATGAAAATCATCCCCTATCTGTGTCAATGTTGGGAATGCACGGTACTGCTTATGCTAATTATGCGGTGAGTGAATGCGATTTATTAATTGCTGTGGGGGCGCGATTTGATGATCGGGTGACGGGTAAACTGGATGAGTTTGCCTCCAAGGCGAAAGTGATTCATATTGATATTGATCCTGCTGAAGTTGGGAAAAACCGCGCTCCAGAAGTCCCTGTAGTGGGAGATGTTCGTACTTGTCTCCAACAAATGCTCGATCGCATTGCTGAGTTGGGGATTCCCAAAAATGAGGAGCGCACTAAGGCTTGGTTAGAACGGATTAATGGTTGGCGCAAAACCTATCCGTTAGTTGTTCCTCAGTATGATGATTTTCTCTCGCCACAAGAGGTAATTGTAGAAATTGGTAAACAAGCTCCCTATGCTTACTATACAACGGATGTGGGACAGCATCAGATGTGGGCAGCCCAGTTTATTAATTTTGGCCCCCGACGTTGGATCTCTAGTTCTGGTTTAGGAACCATGGGCTATGGCGTTCCCGCTGCTATGGGCGTGAAAACGGCCGTCCCGGATCAGCAGGTGATTTGTGTTAGTGGTGATGCCAGTTTTCAAATGAATTTACAGGAGTTAGGAACGCTGGCGCAATATGGCATTAATGTCAAAACGGTGATTATTAATAATGGTTGGCAGGGAATGGTGCGACAATGGCAACAAACGTTCTTCCAAGAACGCTATTCTGCTTCTAATATGCAATCGGGAATGCCTGATTTTGTGAAGTTGTGTGAGGCGTATGGCTTGAAAGGAATTGCAGTGCGCGATCGCGCTAATCTTTCCGAGGCAATTACCGAAATGCTCAACCATGATGGGCCAGTGGTTTTAGATGCTCAAGTGAAAAAAGATGAAAATTGCTATCCTATGGTTGCCCCCGGTAAGAGTAATTCCCAAATGCTAGGGTTACAAGGGCAACCGTAAGATTATCTCCTCAGCTGAGATAAAACTAATCAACTCTGGGCAAATATAACGGTGAAAGTTGTTCCTTGTTGAGGGACACTATTAACTTGAATTTGCCCTTGATGGTTTTCCACAATTGCTCGCGCGATCGCGAGTCCTAAGCCTGCCCCGGTACTCCCTTTGGTTTCTGTCATTTTTGGGTAGGGAGAAACCCGATAAAACCGATCAAATAGATGGGGAATTTCTTCTTGAGGAATCCCTTTTCCTGTGTCTTGAACTTGGACTTTTAGACCATGATGATGATTACGTTTATAGGGGCTTAATTGAATAGTAACTGTGGAAGAAGTGGTGAGTTCATCAGAGTTGGAATGCTCGATCGCGTTACTAATTAAATTCGTAAATAATCTTGCCAGTTGATCCCAGTCTCCTTGGATCATAAACCCTTGATCTTCATTTGATTCTGGAATCTCTAAATTCAAATTAATTCCCTTTTGTTGCGCGATCGCGCTTTGTTCTTCTACTACCTCCATTAATAAAGCATCTAAAGAAACCGACTGCTGTTTAATTTCCAACATTCCACTATCTGATCTGGCGAGAAACAACAAATCATTCACTAACTTTCCCAAACGTTGAGTTAACCGTTCAATCACTTGTAGCTGCTGTTGCTGAAGATTACTATCAGGATAATTTAAAGCCATTTGGACATTAGTTTGAATCATCGCGATCGGATTTCGTAATTCATGGGAAGCATCAGCAGTAAATTGTTTTAAGCTATTGTAAGACTCCTTAACAGGCTGAATGGCAATTCCTGATAACCACCAACTAATTCCAGCAACTAAAATTACCATAATAGTAATGCCAAGGCTTAAATCTAATAGTAACTGGCGTGTCGGTTTTGTTACCTCAAACCAAGGATGACTCACCCGCAAATACCCTAAAGTTTGCTTTTGAAATTTAATCGGTTTTGTTATTTGGCGTAGTAAATATCCCGTTTTTAAATGAACGGTTTCAGCTAAGCGATCTTTATGAAGAGGATGATCTAAAGTTTCGGAAAAAGTTGACCATAATAACTCCCCTTGGGGATTAAACCATTCTAGTTCAATATGATCATCTTCTAAAGTATTTGTATTATTTTGAAAATTAGTTTCAATGTTCAGACGATAACCATTATCCTCAGTAGCAATGGGTTCAATAATCAGCGATCGTTCAACAACTTCCACAACGTGCTTTAAAGTATCATCAATCCGTTCAATTAAGGTACTTCGCACATAACCATACATTCCTGCAGCAAAGAATAAGAGTAAAATAGCTGTTACCGTGGCGTACCATAAAGCTAATCGTCTGCGTGTGGTTTGAAACATTACTGATTTGTCCTTAGTTTTTCGTCCTTTTTAAACCAATGACTAATGACATCACTTGTGTTTGATGTTAAGGGATTGTTAACATAAGAAAGGTAGTCTATGCTGTATATTAGCCTCTAGCCCTGAACCAGCCTCTGGAGAAAATTATGTCACAACCCACAGTCCTCCCCTCTGACGAAGCCCCAGATAAACCCGAGGAGGCTTGCGCTGTCTTTGGTGTTTATGCCCCTGGCCAAGATGTTGCCAAGCTGAGTTACTTTGGACTCTACGCCCTACAACATCGCGGTCAAGAATCAGCAGGAATTGCTACCTTTAACTCAAATGGGGTGCGTCTGCATAAAGATATGGGGTTAGTTGCCCGAGTTTTTGATGAGGAAACTTTATTACAATTACCTGGAAATATTGCAGTGGGGCATACTCGCTACTCCACTACAGGTTCTAGTTTAGTGGCAAATGCCCAACCCGTGGTTATCCCCACTCGACTTGGTTCTTTAGCTTTAGCACATAATGGTAATCTTGTCAATGCTCCCCAACTAAAAAAATGCCTAGAAGAAGACAATTATGAGTTCTTTTCTAGTACAGACTCAGAAATGATTGCGGTGGCGATTTCTCAGGAAGTAGATAGCGGTAAAGACTGGCTAGAGGGGGCAATTAGTGCTTTTAATCGCTGTCAAGGGGCTTATAGCTTAGTCATTGGTACACCAAAAGGGTTAATGGGAGTGCGTGATCCTCATGGTATTCGTCCTTTAGTAATTGGGGTTCTAGCGGACAATCCACAGCACTATGTTCTTGCTTCAGAAACTGCAGGCTTAGATATTATTGGGGCGGAATATGTACGAGATGTGGAACCGGGGGAAATTGTTTGGATTACTGAAGATGGGTTAGCTTCCTATCACTGGTCAGAGAAGCCAGAACCCAAGTTATGTGTGTTTGAGATGATTTATTTCTCTCGTCCCGATAGTATGGTGAATAATGAAAGCCTCTACAGTTATCGCCTACGTTTGGGACAACAGTTAGCGAAAGAATCTTATGTCGAAGCGGATTCAGTGATTCCAGTTCCAGACTCAGGCGTTCCCGCAGCCATTGGGTTTTCTCATCAGTCGGGCATTACCTTTGAAGAAGGACTCATTAAGAATCGCTATGTGGGACGCACCTTTATTCAACCCACCCAGAGTATGCGAGAATCAGGGATTCGTATGAAATTAAATCCCCTGAAAGATGTTATTAGTGGGAAGCGCATCATTATGGTGGATGACTCCATTGTTCGGGGGACAACTAGCCGTAAAATTGTCCAAGCCCTCCGTGATGCAGGGGCAACTGAGGTTCACATGAGAATTTCCTCTCCCCCAGTTACTCACCCCTGTTTCTATGGTATTGATACCGATAACCAAGACCAACTAATTGCAGCAACAAAATCTGTAGAAGAGATTGCTGAAAAAATTGGTGTTGATTCTTTGGCTTATCTCAGTTGGGAAGGAATGTTAAAAGCTACAGGAGAGGATCCAGACCATTTCTGTTCTGCTTGCTTTACAGGAGATTATCCCATTGAAATTCCCGATCAAGTGAAACAGAGTAAGTTATTACTAGAAAGTCAGCATTGCCGACTTCCCCAATAACTTTTCTAGGAATGGCGTTGGCTATTTGACCAGAGGATGATTTCCCCATCCTCTCCCCCTGCTACTAGATGACTTCCTTTGGGATGCCAATGGAGGCAGGTAAAGGCATTGAACGCGCCGTCTAAAGATTGTAATAGTTTCTGACCGCGATGCCAGAGGTTAACTTTCCCATCTTTGGCTACTGAGGCAAGGGTAACAGTTTTAGGGTGAAACGCGATCGCGCTAATTGATGACTCATGACTAACCACTTCATCACTCCAGCCCACGTTTTCATTCTTGCTACGTTGCCAAACCACAATATCACAACCACTACCAGCCGCTAAGAGAGGCGCGCCGGAACGAGTGGGAAACGCTGACCAAGCTAACTGTCGCACTTTCCCTGTAAACCCCTGCATGAGCCACGGAGTGGGATTCCCCCATTCTGTAACCACAAGGGTGCTGTCAATATCCCCACAAGCTAAGTAACGACAATCAGGCGACCATTTTACAGTAGTACTAGCTGAAGGAACTTCCACAATTTCGGGGTCATCATCCCAGTCTCGGCAATTCCACACTTGTGTGGCTTTATAGCCTCCCACAGCTAGCCATAAGCCATCATTGCGCCAATCTAAATCCATAACCGAAGAACTAGCAAAATTGAGAGTGGTTATAATCTCTTGGCTTTTTGCATCCCAAACTTGGGCATATTTCCCAAGGCTAAAAACCAACTCGTTATTGACTGGATTCCAAGTTAAATGATCAATCCATGTCGAGGGATATTCGAGATTACTAACACATTGGGGGAAATCTGTAGATAAATTCCAAATAGTGACGGTTCCACTTTGCCCCCCACAAGCAAGAAATTGATCATCATGGGAAAATTCTAAGCAATCTACAGAAAACCCAGTGGGTGATTGTAATAATACTTGTTCTAACCTCTCACCGCGAAATAAGATAACTTCCCCAGCGGCAGAACTAACGGCTAAATAGTCACCAGTTTTTGACCATTTAACCGCCGTAATATAGTCTGATAGATGTTTTTCCCAAGTGGGTTGGAAAGCAATGCGACTTTTCATTTCTTAAGTTAAACAGCTTTGAAATCCAGATTTTAATTCTGCTTCATCCAGATTACGACCAATAAAAACGAGTTCAT
This window of the Euhalothece natronophila Z-M001 genome carries:
- a CDS encoding HEAT repeat domain-containing protein — its product is MTAYNAETAIAHLNQTEDLSLRYYAAWWLGKFRITDSAAMTALLNALEDEADRSPDGGYPLRRNAARALGKLGNPQAVPSLIENLNCSDYYVREASAQALEEIGDSRAISPLLALLEGGVEAAKPMPGKPHLVQPYEAVIEALGSLGATIAIAQIQPFLDHPVEKVQFAAARALYQLTKEEKYGMRLVEGLKAEKLPLRRSALMDLGATDYLDAGSAIAQTPAENSLKLIALKGLLENHLQHQDQPLSPEAVQLLTLMDSLL
- a CDS encoding pyridoxal phosphate-dependent aminotransferase, encoding MQFAQRLDRIPPYLFAEINRKAQKLRAQGVDLINLGVGDPDLATPQPILETMHEAIEDPHTHNYPPYQGTIAFRKAVTEFMARRYGITDLNPETDVISSIGSKEAIHNTFLAFVNPGDYTLIPDPGYPVYKTATLFAEGTSYPMPLKPENDFLPQLSQIPVEIAQKAKLLWLNYPNNPTGALASLDFFREAVAFCQEHDILLCHDNAYAEIAYDGYQPPSVLQVPGAKDCAIEFHSASKSYNMTGWRVGFVVGNAFGIQGLARVKSNVDSGVFQAIQRAVMTALDTPRENIEAATAVYKQRRDILVEGLKSLGWEITPPKATLYMWVPVPPRYTSQEFANLLLDKCGIIVPPGNGYGASGEGFFRLALTISADRIQEAISRMKASGIHYP
- a CDS encoding DUF2214 family protein, which encodes MWDSAIVAYIHYLSFGLVLASLIVERQTMKSELTIRQGWVILIADGIYGTAATALLATGVLRLLYFGKGTEFYTENPVFWAKVILFFTIAGISLYPTISYLMWIGKLRQNIAPKLTPFRTNLINWIINIELVGFSAIPLLASMMARGIGLNWLS
- a CDS encoding Uma2 family endonuclease, translating into MESLTLNVPPAVGLTDEQFYQLCIANEPWQLELTQAGELVIMSPTGGESGIRNSNLTTDLNLWNRQAKLGKVFDSSTEFKLPSGAYRCPDVSWVKLERWQALTKEEQKRFPPICPDFVIELRGVQAAEDTSADSPSRSESDVLEKLRLKMQEYRDNGARLGWLIDPQTPLVEIYRPQQDVEVLNFSVDSPPQLFGEEVLPGFILDLTIILNP
- the ilvB gene encoding biosynthetic-type acetolactate synthase large subunit, translated to MGYPDQSQKIASPPETAQTVQRATGAFALMDSLRRHGVTHIFGYPGGAILPIYDELHRAEARGDLTHILVRHEQAAAHAADGYARATGKVGVCFATSGPGATNLVTGLATAHMDSIPMVAITGQVARPAIGTDAFQETDIFGITLPVVKHSYVVRHASDMARIIAEAFHVASSGRPGPVLIDIPKDVGFEECDYVPVLPGQVNLRGFRPTQKGNARALTQAIKLIEASERPLLYVGGGAITSGAHQELQKLAEHFQIPVTTTLMGLGSFDENHPLSVSMLGMHGTAYANYAVSECDLLIAVGARFDDRVTGKLDEFASKAKVIHIDIDPAEVGKNRAPEVPVVGDVRTCLQQMLDRIAELGIPKNEERTKAWLERINGWRKTYPLVVPQYDDFLSPQEVIVEIGKQAPYAYYTTDVGQHQMWAAQFINFGPRRWISSSGLGTMGYGVPAAMGVKTAVPDQQVICVSGDASFQMNLQELGTLAQYGINVKTVIINNGWQGMVRQWQQTFFQERYSASNMQSGMPDFVKLCEAYGLKGIAVRDRANLSEAITEMLNHDGPVVLDAQVKKDENCYPMVAPGKSNSQMLGLQGQP
- a CDS encoding sensor histidine kinase is translated as MFQTTRRRLALWYATVTAILLLFFAAGMYGYVRSTLIERIDDTLKHVVEVVERSLIIEPIATEDNGYRLNIETNFQNNTNTLEDDHIELEWFNPQGELLWSTFSETLDHPLHKDRLAETVHLKTGYLLRQITKPIKFQKQTLGYLRVSHPWFEVTKPTRQLLLDLSLGITIMVILVAGISWWLSGIAIQPVKESYNSLKQFTADASHELRNPIAMIQTNVQMALNYPDSNLQQQQLQVIERLTQRLGKLVNDLLFLARSDSGMLEIKQQSVSLDALLMEVVEEQSAIAQQKGINLNLEIPESNEDQGFMIQGDWDQLARLFTNLISNAIEHSNSDELTTSSTVTIQLSPYKRNHHHGLKVQVQDTGKGIPQEEIPHLFDRFYRVSPYPKMTETKGSTGAGLGLAIARAIVENHQGQIQVNSVPQQGTTFTVIFAQS
- the purF gene encoding amidophosphoribosyltransferase, with product MSQPTVLPSDEAPDKPEEACAVFGVYAPGQDVAKLSYFGLYALQHRGQESAGIATFNSNGVRLHKDMGLVARVFDEETLLQLPGNIAVGHTRYSTTGSSLVANAQPVVIPTRLGSLALAHNGNLVNAPQLKKCLEEDNYEFFSSTDSEMIAVAISQEVDSGKDWLEGAISAFNRCQGAYSLVIGTPKGLMGVRDPHGIRPLVIGVLADNPQHYVLASETAGLDIIGAEYVRDVEPGEIVWITEDGLASYHWSEKPEPKLCVFEMIYFSRPDSMVNNESLYSYRLRLGQQLAKESYVEADSVIPVPDSGVPAAIGFSHQSGITFEEGLIKNRYVGRTFIQPTQSMRESGIRMKLNPLKDVISGKRIIMVDDSIVRGTTSRKIVQALRDAGATEVHMRISSPPVTHPCFYGIDTDNQDQLIAATKSVEEIAEKIGVDSLAYLSWEGMLKATGEDPDHFCSACFTGDYPIEIPDQVKQSKLLLESQHCRLPQ
- a CDS encoding WD40 repeat domain-containing protein, with product MKSRIAFQPTWEKHLSDYITAVKWSKTGDYLAVSSAAGEVILFRGERLEQVLLQSPTGFSVDCLEFSHDDQFLACGGQSGTVTIWNLSTDFPQCVSNLEYPSTWIDHLTWNPVNNELVFSLGKYAQVWDAKSQEIITTLNFASSSVMDLDWRNDGLWLAVGGYKATQVWNCRDWDDDPEIVEVPSASTTVKWSPDCRYLACGDIDSTLVVTEWGNPTPWLMQGFTGKVRQLAWSAFPTRSGAPLLAAGSGCDIVVWQRSKNENVGWSDEVVSHESSISAIAFHPKTVTLASVAKDGKVNLWHRGQKLLQSLDGAFNAFTCLHWHPKGSHLVAGGEDGEIILWSNSQRHS